In Gordonia sp. SL306, the genomic window GAGCAACCACAGGCCCGTGATCCAGGCGAGGACCCGGTAGCGCAGCAACGCGGGCCGGACCTTCTCCACGGGTGTGCCGGTTGTTGTACTGGTTGTTTCGGTCACCTGCGATGTTCCTCACTGCTCGACAGAGATTCGTCTGACCGCCCGAGTTCGGTCAGGTATGCGTTGTATTCGGCCAGCGCGGAATCGTCGTGCTCCGACGGAGCCGACGACAGCGACGACGCGCTCGGAGTGGTGGGCCGCTCGGGCAGAAGGCCGGCCGGGATCTCAGTCGCCCCTTTGGCTCCGGGAGCGATCTTGGCCTTCTCCTCCGGATCGCTTTCCAGGACGA contains:
- a CDS encoding transcriptional regulator, with protein sequence MESGSSTPRRRHRPALIVLVIVAALACLALAWWQWDRYESASGTAQNLGYALQWPAFAVAVIWAYRRFVVLESDPEEKAKIAPGAKGATEIPAGLLPERPTTPSASSLSSAPSEHDDSALAEYNAYLTELGRSDESLSSSEEHRR